The genomic segment CAGAGAAGGTAGAAAATGAGGGAAGTGAAAATGAGACGAGATTGAAATGCTTTGATTTGATATGTAGTTGGGTTGGGATGAGTCTGGAAAGGTCTTTTATGCTTACTTTTGTGTTGTGGGGGGATTTGCACATGTGTGTCTTGAGGAGGATATGCTCCATTTTTGGATGGCTAGGTGGAATATTAGTGAtggtttttattttcagttACATGTTAGGTGGACAGGACAAAAGTAGGTTATGAATAATTTTCTGCCGACATTCATCCTATGGAACAAACAAAACTTGTATGACTACTGTGAAATTGTGTTGCACTGTGGTTTCAATTGCTCCAAACATATGCTggacaaaacaaattaaacatgATTTTTGTTCCAATGTTTTATAGCCTCCTAAGTATTTATCTATTCATTTGCTTTGCAACCAAAACAAGTAAATCTCGTGTTATACGCCATTCCCTTTTGTCAAATATAGATGGCATGCTGTTGCTTTGCGGACTTGGGATGCCCAGCATGAAACACCTGGGATTTGTAGGATGGCCTTTGATGGATTTTGTTCTTATTGCCCATTAAGCTTTTGATAATATTACTCTTTGAATTTATATGATCcaatgtttttatgtttttagttcagATTATCAAGAATATACATTAACGAAACACATGTAAATCTTTTGGGAAACTATAccttaattttgattttattattttaaagatttggTAAAGTTGTCAAAGAGTTAACTATGAAGTCTTATGGTGATTTCATAATAgatttttattagtttgtttAGTACACCTACCATTACTGGATTTTGCTCAACAAACAATGTAGATCAAGATTTGTGGTTTGCCTTCAAGTTTGTAGGTTTCTAAAAGTAATCCTTTCATTGGTTTTTTGTGGTCTGTACATGTAGGATAGTGACAGcgaataatttttgttttcttattacATGTGGTGATTGAATATATGCCAAACCAAACATGCATTGATATTACAATGTTATCATTTTAGGTTTTTCCAATTTTCCAATTTTCCTGACTGCAGATAATTAGGTGCCGCTAAGCATAATTTGTAGTTGCACAAACACACATATACTCATACATGCTTTTAAAGTTCTCTAGCTCCCCTGATTTAAATGTGTtgaactgccgctatacatgatTACTATTTAAAAAGTTGTACGCATACCAAAGGAGTATGAAGGACTTCCCGCACAATTGAGAACTTCTCAGGTACGTGTCAGATTTCCCGAACTCTCCTTTTTCCATGATTTAATGAACTGTCACTAAAGATTTTGGAAATGTAGTTTGATACGTTAGTCATTGCCTGATTTTATAAACGCCTTGTCCCAAGTGTCTCTGTTTGCCACTTTCCAATTGTTAgattaattgtattaaaataagttGTTGTTCCAATTAGGCCGCTAAATCTGTTATGTTTGTCACGCCAACAAGTTATTTTACTACGATAATGTGATATGGACCACGTACGAAAGATGGTCAAATTCTTAGTAGATAAGATTGTATTACTGAAGTTGTCGTATCACCATGGTTTAAATAACTAAAGTAGAGATGACCTGTACAATAGTTATTAGGTTTGAGTAGAAAAAAACAACTCATTTCCTAACACCTAAATAACAGAACTTGTGACATTTGTTTCTACAATATGCACATTCATATTTTTTAGAATTGCACATTGGAGAATTCCAAAGGAACCACATTCCACAACACTTTCATGGCTCCCCTTGTTGATGGCTTTCCCGGTTGGTGGCAAAAAACAATGCCACTGGGGTAGCAGCTTGTATCATAGCAGAGGCTAAACCATGTTGAGGCATGAAAGAGTAAGATGAAAATTACTATCATTCTTTAttgacaaaaacaaattaataattatagcTGCCAGAGAAGGATCCATGCTCAACCCCTATAAACTAGCGAATCAAGAGTGTAAAAGAAGGGTTGACAGAAAGAGTACAAAATAAGGAAATCCTTCATGAATTTCCTTTACTTGTTTCTTTCCTGCTCAACTTCTCAAGAGACTCCAGACAAATTTATCATCGTTTCTGCTACTATTTATGTTTAAacgtattaaataaaaattaaactgttAGCACTGAATTATGTACTTATTTATCAAGGACATAATGATATTGAATTTGATTCTTTCGTAATATCATTGGACGATGATATTATTAGGCGAGATAATTAtcgttaactttttttttctttgtcttaAAGATAAGACTGAATATGTGCAAAGGGCTCAATAATACAAGAACCTTGTCCCCATCGAACAGATGAATGACATCGACAGAACACCTTTACCTGTTTAACATAAAGTCAAAAGCGTTCTCACAAATCTAACCAGTatgtaataagaaaaaatttcaatttattcatTTGAAAGTCAAGAATAGCACAATTTACATTACATACTTGAACAAGACCATTGGTACAAATCAAATTGTGTATTTcgaatcgattaacactagagACTACATACAAGCTACACACTCCactctcgcttaagctaaaaacAAAGGAATTTTAGAAACagagcataaaaaaaattatgacattGACAATGATGTAGTAAAGAAACACTAATATCTGAGTTGAATGACAGAAACGCTCATAACATTTGTTTATTGCCTTCCTGCCAAAAGAAACATCATTTCATCAGTGAAATTAGAAGGTCCACCATAAAAGTAAAGCTACTCAAAGCTAAACCCAGTAACCCACTTCAAATTCCTTTAGTTACAATTATTATCAGGAGAAATTAGCATAAAAGTAGTGCGAGGTGTAACAACATGCCCTTCTCTGTATAAACTTCTCTCTTCATTCTTAATTACAACTAGTTACTTCTGAATGAATATTTTGTGCTTTCTTTCTCTATaaaggaaagaaggaaaaaaaaaaaagatatggGTTTCGTCTTAATGTGACTGAGTAGAACAGGGTACTAGAGACCGCTGCCAGAAGCCCAAAAATTTACAACAGCCAAATTATTTCAAACCCAAATTCCTTGAAGtaaattaaatgtttactttacaagagaaaaagataatCCCATGGCTTTAACAAAATGAGAATCTTCCATGTAAAAGGATCACTTACAAAAGTTAAAGTATGATCACTTGGTTATGGCATAGACAGCATAGATAATTCCAGGTATATAACCAAAAAGGGTTAGCACCAAACAAATCCAGAACTCCACCTGCACCAACAAACCGTCAACCATGTATTGTATTAGCCACACTCTAAATTCCCTAACACGAAACAAAAAGTAATAACCaaaatttcttgaaaaatctttgtgcaaagaaaaaacatgtaaaatttaTGAATACCTTGCAGCCATATTTGAGAAAGACTCCAAGAGGAGGCAAGATGATAGCAAGAAGGATGTCTATGCATGTAGCTGTACCGTCACCTGCCATTTTTGCTCTCTGGATTTCCTTAACTTAAAAAGCTTTTCTTTGTGAAGTTGCAACTCACAAAAAAATAGAGAGGAACAATTCTGATTAGAACGAAACACTGAAAACCTTTAACAGCCTAATTTGTGAGTTGAGACGAAACCCAAGAATTCTGCATGCTTATTTATAAGCCACGTACACACAGCCACGGATTCACGTGGCATCTTTTCATTGGACCTAAGAACGCGGTTGCTTCACCTCACGTAAATCCCGTGTGCCGTTATGCTGCTAAACGTCATACTAAGGaactattcttttaaataaaaatatcttaggGTTCCCTCAACTAAAGTTCTCATGAATCCATGTTCTTTTAATTggttaattatattaaaaaagaaaaattacttagcagacaaaataatttcaatgaTGTTATTTAATGATGTTATTTAATGATGTCTACATttttgggggggggggggggggggaaacGGGTGAATTAAAATAGACGGTAACGTTAAGTTTGGATTAGAAGGAGAATGGGACATGCCAGATGTAAGGTTGGCATCATGCAACAGAGGACAGAGAGGAGTGTTTCGGGTGCCACGTGGGGGATATAGTAAGTAACTGAAAATACTAACACACGCAATCAAAGTCAAACGACAGAGTGTGAAAGCTGAAAACATCGACGGCTAGTAGGTTGCCACGCTAAAGAGAAGCAACGGCGCTGATGAAGGCAAGCTTTATGGGGTTCCATGTTACAACCGACCTCTCATGTGTGCCACACccctttatctttttttcttcttcttcatttaaagAGGAATAGGTTCTTTTTCTTGTAAGAGAATACAGGTCATATTTTACTTGTTAAATaaatagagagagagagttacAGTAAAACTTATTTAGATtacattttcaatatttttttataaaataaaaatttaatatattcaatattagaaatttattatattattttaacaattatctTTACCAAAGTTTATTGTTTATAAATAcgatataaaatttatatatttttaaatatcatattacTCGTTAAAATTAAGTGATTTCacacattttaaaattgtatgaatatTTATATACCTAACCTggttgataaaaatatatatgaaattcaataattgaattgattttatatatatatatatatatacactaagTTTTCggatttaaattgtatttttttatatctgtagttataatttattttttctatttacatTGAAAGAATTAAGTTAGAATCTGCTTCTGAGTAAATTCATTTAAGAATGTAGAaagtgataattattttttaattaatcttagTAAATAAACTCTTTTAGATATATTCAATTACAGGTATGTCATTTTGATTTCGATTATTTTGATGTAAGTATCCGAATGTCCATCGTGATTAGGCAAAGTGGTGGACCTCCCCTTTAAACATAATGGAATCAAATCATGTGTAAATAAAAAGCACGAATtcaactttaataaattattatattgtcATTAAATCTATATTACCTGTTATTTAAAAAGCTATTATATTCGTATTTCACAATCAACttttatttggattttttttcaatCCGACTTATCTTAaagcataataaaaaaaacattttcagtacacaataaaattaataaatatatcatacaTATTAATTTGTGATGGATCCATATtcgtaaattatttttttcttcctaaaaTTATTAggttaagtaaaaaaatatgaaaacaaaattataataaacaaatatttattttaggaTGAGAATAAAGATGCTGATTGATGTGTAATGTGTATAAGTGAGATCTGAGAGAAGAGCACCACGTGCTGTGTATGCCGTCTTCGCATTCATGTAAACCCCACGTGGCCTCatcattttctttcattttcagattaacttttatttctttcaatttataattttcttcttctaatcaCAATCGGTGTTGTGAAATAAATGTAACAGTCGCAAAATGTTTTccttgttaaattaaaaataataaattaaactgAAAGATATTATgcatgaaattgattttgaacataatattgataaaataaaaaatataaaaatgaagtaTATGATGGTGTGAATTTGAAAAAATCACATGATTAATTGATATGATTAATATGTAGTCTTACAGATAAGACACAAAAACTTAAACCTATGTTTTAAAGCATTATTTAAATCCCTGAAAGATAGAGATTGTTCAAAACACtaactaaaaaatttaaaatctaatttaaatttacaataatcaaaataaagacTTTACAAACTTTAACATCCTTTCTTAATCTGAAAACTATGTATTTAGTTTACATctaatttagaataattttttaatacatctTAAAGTTTCACAAATTTAATCAAGTTTTAATGATTTggtcattatatttataatttgaatataacagtaaatcaattttacaattttatcctttgagtttttaaataaaataaaatttaacatttatatgtttattaagACAATAAAAGATAAGATTATTTGAGAGTTTAATAATTGAACTAATGTTATAAGAAAATTGTTGTTACTATTATGAAtatgattaaaatcaattaagaTTCTCCTTATCCAAATGACTTGATAGGCACAATACGACAACTATAAACTCAGTTTCAATAGTAGATATAATGACTATTATTGTTTCTTAAAAGATCAAGAAACAACATGACTTGATACAAAAACATAATCTAAAGTATTTTTCCTATCATCCATATCTCCAACATAATCAATGTCTTTATAAGCAACCAAATTCCTCATCTTCTACCTTTTCGTACAATATCCCAAATTTAGAAGTCCCTTTTATATATCTCAATACTTTCTTCGCAGCTTGGAGATGCATTTCTATGGGATGTTccatatattttcttaaaagacTAACAACAAATATGATATCAGGACGAGTAGTGGTTAGGTATATCAAGTTGTCAATTAGCTTCTTATATTGAGTGTTGTCCACTTTAATTCCTTTCTCATCactgataactttttggcaagtataccaaatcgttacaagtaatacagtgataAGTAAAGTATCGTTCTCCTCAGGAAATTTGTGTtacgttattcaattaaaatttatttatcaaaatcaattgaacaacaaattataagtgaattaataataacaaattagatgacaatttaaaattgaaattaaaatttaaagaaagcttCATTGGAATTGACTTCATGACCACATTACAGTAACTATTCTGAGCAATATAACTTGCGTTCAAACATCAACATCAcagtatcttggtttaattccttaaaacaagttctaaagaattatgttcaattattaattccttaagtaattaaacataaactttgCATTAAGACTGATGTTATTGATGACCAGGAGAATTGAAACTATTCCTAGCATCTCTCCTTCTAGTTGCTTTTCTTGCGTCAATACTCAAATTTACTTCCCAGtacaatttgaatataaaaacaagtatattttacttccgtaaaataaaataaaaagtaaacaagaaaagcatatgaacacaatttatattgaacaggaaatattacatcaaatgtCAGCCATTACAGTCAATTCCAACGAATGAAAGtttagcctatcctagacatcACAAACATACTCATTTCCGCAATTCCTTGCATGATGTGCAGTCTTGATGTCTTCAGAGAGGTCTCCTCGTTCTCCAGAGCAGTTCTTCAGTCTTTTCTCTGCTATATTCGTGTGTCAGAAGCTGTCTTTTgcctttctgtcacgtctttaAAAACCaataacttcattaattcgcacagcgcacaggtgtgtgtgcgctatgcgaatttcacGTAACTGCTGCCTCtcaactgatgttattcgcacagcgcacaggtaatggtgcgctatgcgaatttatATATCCTGGCAGTGCGAGTTTTGGCTTGCGCTATGCGAGAACTGGCTGACAGAGTTCCAATTATACATcctttcctgtacaataatttacaacacaatctacttcctattacgacttttcactgagtaataacatgaataattacaaaattgagatCCTTTGTAAGTGTCAAAACATCTgttttttcacacttatcaactcccccaaacttgaactattTCATGCCCTCAGGAAATAACAGAAACATATGAACAACACATAACACACCTTTGACGTTTTGATAGAATGACTTTACACATCAGACAAATCACATGCATTCCTAAAGATTCAAACAGGTATGGCATAGTACAATACTCAAAAATTCACCTGTGTATAGAATATGTACAACCAGATCAACATTTATCATTCTCACCACTCATAGTGTTTGTCCTCATAGCAGAATTGTCCTAGAACTTCATCagcttttgcatttcatttgattcacacacttcacacactattggttaagtccaaaggtcttttcaggttaaggcttggcttggctagaaaaagaatcatggtttttcttggATTCAAAGACACCTATTAAGAAGAGAACAACTTCAATTCCCAATCCAGTACTCAAATCCCAAATATATCATTCATCACATACCATTTTCTTTCACAgctcaaccttttctttcattttgagcttcttcttttttttttatgatatttttttattgatctttTCTTTCCACACACCTTAACctcttttaaaacataatacatGTTCTCTTCTAAGGTGTAAGGTAGGATATCATCTAATAGGCTCAAGgtggaaggaaaaaaaatttcaaggcTCAAAAGGGTTCACAAATGTATCACAGTGTCTAAAGGTAGGCtatctggccaagtagctatataatcaataataaacagGGCCTTTTTCATCCTTAACCAAAGAGTGTGTGTACATAGAATCAAACTCATGCAAAATCCAAGTCCATATCCAGACAATTCTTTGTCTCTCAATCAGTATATGCGCTTAACACTCATGGTCATATTCATACACACAGATAAACTTTGAAGCAATGTACCACATACATACAAGTCATCATCCCCAAAAATCACATAATATCATCAGAACATGCATAATCATTAAATCAAAACCTCAAAGTCATTACAACCACAACCAACATCAACAAATAAACTGAGTTCCACAATAACATCTAAACTAAAACATCTAAAAACAACATAACACAAACATCAATAACATATGTCCATCAGCACTCTACCAAGACCCATCTGATCTCGATCTCCACTGGCTCTCCTGCGAATGATAACTCTGCTGTGTCCATCTGGGATCTggctcctcttcctcctcatcacCATCACCTGCCATCATGTCCTCCTGCTCATCTAACTCTGGCTCTGGTGCTCCTGGAAAGGCACTCCCCCACCTGGACTCTGGCCTGCCCTCAGGCCATGGAATCTGCGCTGCAAACTGGTCTCCAGTCATCAGTGAATCTGGAGGAAAATCAGGGATGCCCAAGGACAAATTATACATGTTATCCTGTAAGGACACCTGACCCTGCCGCATAGTAGTGCACCAGTCGCGGATGTCGTCCTGTCTAGCCAGACTCTGCTGCATGTAGCGAGTGAAAAGATCAGGTGAAGGAACAGACGACGCTACAGGTGGTCTAGCCGCTCTAACATTCCGGCGGGGAGGGGGAACTGGAGGAGGAGCATTCATAGCAGAGAACTCTTCCCTGTTGCTGCAATTCCTATCAAAGAATTTCTTATTGAGAGGGGCTTGAAGTTTCAAAGTGATATCAGAAACTCCAGGTACTCCACTGGCCTTGCACAATGCTGTCACCAGGGCAGGAAATCCAAGCTTACATGTATCATTATTAGCAATCAGTGCCATTTCTTGAGAGATATAAGCTCCCACATCCATGTCAATCCCTGTGATAATTGCAT from the Vigna angularis cultivar LongXiaoDou No.4 chromosome 3, ASM1680809v1, whole genome shotgun sequence genome contains:
- the LOC108325314 gene encoding hydrophobic protein RCI2B — protein: MAGDGTATCIDILLAIILPPLGVFLKYGCKVEFWICLVLTLFGYIPGIIYAVYAITK